In Pirellulales bacterium, the following are encoded in one genomic region:
- the nrdR gene encoding transcriptional regulator NrdR — translation MQCPFCRIDNDRVIDSRAIEDGFAIRRRRECLACKRRYTTYERIEEPAIKVVKKDGIRVPFAREKIKQGLMKACWKRPISDERIEAIVGEIESDVYANFDTEVSTRYLGELVMKHLRALDQVAFVRFASVYREFKDVRDFVEELQPMLAESRRPRQSPEAGGQVPGE, via the coding sequence ATGCAGTGCCCTTTTTGCCGCATCGATAACGATCGGGTGATCGACTCGCGGGCGATCGAGGATGGGTTCGCGATCCGCCGCCGCCGCGAGTGTCTGGCTTGCAAGCGGCGCTATACGACCTACGAGCGGATCGAAGAGCCGGCGATCAAGGTCGTCAAGAAGGACGGCATCCGGGTCCCCTTCGCGCGCGAGAAAATCAAACAAGGGCTGATGAAGGCCTGCTGGAAGCGGCCGATCAGCGATGAACGGATCGAGGCGATCGTCGGCGAAATCGAGAGCGACGTGTACGCTAATTTCGACACGGAGGTGAGCACCCGCTATCTGGGCGAACTTGTGATGAAGCACCTCCGGGCGCTCGACCAGGTGGCGTTCGTCCGGTTTGCCAGCGTCTACCGCGAATTCAAGGACGTCCGCGACTTCGTCGAGGAACTTCAGCCGATGCTGGCAGAATCGCGGCGGCCGAGGCAGAGTCCGGAGGCCGGGGGCCAGGTGCCGGGAGAATAA
- a CDS encoding SDR family oxidoreductase, whose protein sequence is MEAKRIVITGVSRGLGRAMTARFIEQGHTVWGCARSAAAIAELQQRWPAPHSFHAVDVVDDRQVGRWADAVLAGGPIDLLVNNAALINRNAVLWEVPAEEFDRLVDVNIKGVANVIRHFVPAMVARKRGVIVNFSSGWGRSVSPEEAPYCATKWAIEGLTLALARELPRGMAAVPLNPGIIDTDMLRISFGGDASSYPSPDEWATRAVPFLLQLGPKGNGLQLSVPE, encoded by the coding sequence ATGGAAGCAAAACGAATCGTTATCACGGGCGTGAGTCGCGGTCTGGGTCGAGCGATGACGGCCCGATTCATCGAGCAGGGCCACACGGTTTGGGGATGCGCGCGGAGCGCCGCGGCGATTGCCGAGTTGCAACAGCGCTGGCCGGCGCCGCATTCGTTCCACGCCGTGGATGTTGTCGATGATCGGCAGGTGGGGCGCTGGGCCGACGCCGTGCTAGCTGGCGGGCCAATCGATCTGCTCGTGAACAACGCCGCCCTGATCAATCGCAACGCTGTGCTGTGGGAAGTGCCCGCCGAGGAATTCGATCGCCTCGTTGATGTGAACATCAAAGGAGTGGCGAACGTCATCCGGCATTTCGTTCCGGCGATGGTGGCGCGGAAGCGCGGCGTGATCGTCAACTTCAGCTCGGGTTGGGGTCGCTCCGTCTCGCCCGAAGAAGCCCCGTATTGCGCCACGAAATGGGCCATCGAAGGTCTCACGCTGGCGCTCGCGCGCGAGTTACCGCGCGGCATGGCGGCCGTGCCGCTGAATCCCGGCATCATCGACACCGACATGCTCCGCATCTCGTTCGGCGGCGATGCCAGTTCCTACCCGTCCCCCGATGAATGGGCCACCCGCGCCGTGCCGTTCCTCCTGCAACTCGGCCCGAAAGGCAACGGCCTTCAGCTTTCCGTGCCCGAGTGA